In Pleuronectes platessa chromosome 5, fPlePla1.1, whole genome shotgun sequence, a single genomic region encodes these proteins:
- the tagln gene encoding transgelin translates to MANKGQSYGMSRQVQDKIDSKYDTELELILVEWICRQCGSGVARPEAGKMGFQAWLKDGCVLSELINSLFTGDKPVKKIQGSTMAFKQMEQISQFLNAAEKYGVTKTDMFQTVDLWEAKDLAAVQRTLSALGSLAITKDEGTYNGDPSWFFKKAQENKRDFSDEQIKAGKNVIGLQMGSNKGASQEGMSYGRPRQIM, encoded by the exons ATGGCTAACAAAGGTCAATCGTATGGCATGAGCCGACAGGTTCAGGATAAAATTGACAGCAAGTATGACACTGAGCTGGAGCTGATCCTGGTGGAGTGGATTTGTCGTCAGTGTGGTTCTGGTGTGGCACGACCAGAGGCGGGAAAAATGGGCTTCCAGGCCTGGCTGAAAGATGGTTGT GTCCTGAGCGAGCTGATTAACAGTCTGTTTACTGGAGATAAACCTGTGAAGAAGATCCAGGGTTCAACCATGGCCTTCAAACAGATGGAGCAGATCTCCCAGTTCCTCAATGCTGCCGAGAAGTATGGTGTCACCAAGACCGATATGTTCCAGACCGTGGACCTCTGGGAAG CTAAGGACCTGGCAGCAGTGCAGAGGACCCTGTCAGCTCTGGGCAGCTTGGCCATCACCAAGGATGAAGGGACATATAATGGAGACCCTAGCTGGTTTTTCAA GAAAGCTCAGGAGAACAAGCGGGATTTCAGCGACGAGCAGATAAAGGCGGGAAAAAATGTTATTGGCCTTCAGATGGGATCCAATAAGGGAGCAAGTCAAGAGGGCATGAGCTATGGAAGACCCCGGCAGATCATGTAA